The following proteins are co-located in the Sulfitobacter guttiformis genome:
- a CDS encoding ABC transporter ATP-binding protein encodes MSSEQTYTSGVLLRWLWRDYLRRHMGKLAVAILFMMLEGASLGAMAKLMEPMFDRVFVAGEQSWLLVVGFVLMGIFLVRAVSGVAQKVLLTRIAQRSAADMRIDLLDRMMQQDGAFHQTHPPGFLVQRVQSDVNAVGDVWRAIITGAGRDLIGLVVLLGVAISIDPIWALLACIGIPVMVLPAAVAQRFVRSRAREARDLGATLSTRLDEVFHGIVQIKLNALEAYQSRQYRDITKRFVSTEVRTAFGSSAIPAMIDIISGIGFMAVILYGGSEIISGDKTIGQFMTFFTAMGFTFNPLRRLGGISGQWQTAAAALERIKELMDAPLSQTSPANPLSSPKGASDITLENVTLSFGDTEVLHGLSLTAKAGQTTALVGASGAGKSTIFNLLTRLLDPTTGTVRIGGVATTEMNIPDLRTLFSVVSQEALLFDETLRENIVLGRTDVTDEALKDVLDAAFVSDFLPQLEHGLDTHVGPRGSALSGGQRQRVVIARALLRNTPVLLLDEATSALDAQSEQVVQDALDRLSKGRTTLVIAHRLSTIRNADKIIVMDRGRAVDEGTHKELLARGGIYADLYRLQFKDGKIVSDRRRGVMRRSENDGQERQPNLLQRIGNSLFGI; translated from the coding sequence ATGAGCAGCGAACAAACCTACACTTCAGGCGTTCTTTTGCGCTGGCTCTGGCGCGATTATCTGCGCCGCCACATGGGCAAACTGGCTGTAGCGATCCTGTTTATGATGCTGGAAGGCGCCAGCCTTGGCGCAATGGCCAAGCTTATGGAGCCCATGTTCGACCGCGTGTTTGTCGCAGGAGAGCAATCGTGGCTGCTGGTTGTGGGCTTCGTGCTCATGGGTATTTTTCTGGTGCGCGCGGTGTCCGGTGTCGCGCAAAAGGTGCTGCTGACACGGATCGCACAACGCTCGGCTGCGGATATGCGTATAGATCTGCTCGACCGGATGATGCAGCAGGATGGTGCCTTTCACCAAACCCACCCGCCGGGCTTTCTGGTGCAGCGCGTACAATCGGACGTAAACGCCGTGGGCGATGTCTGGCGCGCGATCATCACGGGCGCGGGCCGCGATTTGATCGGACTGGTCGTACTGCTCGGCGTAGCAATTTCCATTGATCCTATCTGGGCGCTGCTGGCCTGTATCGGTATCCCGGTGATGGTCCTGCCTGCCGCTGTTGCACAACGGTTTGTGCGCAGCCGTGCCCGCGAGGCCCGCGATCTGGGGGCCACCCTATCGACCCGTCTGGATGAGGTCTTCCACGGAATCGTCCAGATCAAGCTAAACGCGCTGGAGGCCTACCAGTCGCGACAGTACCGCGATATCACCAAGCGCTTTGTCTCTACCGAAGTGCGCACCGCGTTTGGCAGCTCTGCTATTCCTGCAATGATCGATATCATCTCGGGCATCGGTTTCATGGCCGTGATCCTTTACGGCGGGTCCGAGATTATATCGGGCGATAAGACCATCGGCCAGTTCATGACTTTTTTCACTGCGATGGGCTTTACCTTCAACCCGCTGCGCCGTCTGGGCGGCATCAGCGGCCAATGGCAAACAGCCGCTGCCGCCCTTGAGCGGATCAAAGAGCTGATGGATGCCCCCCTCAGCCAGACGTCGCCCGCCAACCCTCTTTCGTCGCCTAAAGGGGCCTCTGATATCACGCTGGAAAATGTGACGCTCTCATTTGGTGATACAGAAGTACTGCATGGCCTGTCTCTGACAGCAAAAGCAGGCCAGACAACGGCCCTTGTGGGGGCATCCGGCGCAGGGAAATCCACCATATTCAACTTGCTTACCCGCCTGCTTGACCCAACCACCGGCACCGTGCGGATCGGCGGTGTCGCAACCACTGAGATGAATATTCCTGACTTGCGCACTCTGTTCTCGGTGGTGAGTCAGGAGGCGCTTTTGTTCGATGAGACGCTTCGCGAGAATATCGTGCTAGGCCGGACCGATGTGACCGACGAAGCACTAAAGGACGTGCTTGATGCGGCTTTCGTATCGGACTTCCTGCCCCAGCTCGAGCACGGTCTTGATACCCATGTGGGTCCGCGTGGCTCTGCCCTGTCAGGAGGCCAGCGCCAGCGTGTCGTCATTGCCCGCGCGCTGCTCCGCAACACGCCTGTACTTTTGCTCGACGAGGCAACAAGCGCGCTCGATGCACAGTCCGAGCAGGTCGTGCAGGACGCGCTTGACCGTCTGTCAAAGGGACGGACAACGCTGGTCATTGCCCACCGCCTCAGCACCATTCGCAACGCCGACAAGATCATAGTGATGGACCGTGGCCGCGCTGTGGATGAAGGCACCCATAAGGAGTTGCTGGCACGGGGCGGCATTTATGCCGATCTTTACAGACTGCAATTCAAGGATGGCAAGATCGTCTCGGATCGCAGGCGCGGGGTCATGCGGCGCAGTGAAAATGACGGGCAAGAGCGTCAGCCGAACCTGCTCCAGCGCATTGGTAACAGCCTGTTCGGCATCTGA
- a CDS encoding TIGR04283 family arsenosugar biosynthesis glycosyltransferase, producing the protein MRAQISVIVPTLNAEGALGACLAALMEGLEHGLIRELIVSDGGSDDATGATAQAWGALVVHGAASRGGQLRRGAAAAQGDWLLVVHADTVLAKGWTDAVHKHLEDPSKAGWFTLAFDQRGLAAGIVAGWANMRSALGLPYGDQGLLIHRTLYDAVGGYPDQPLMEDVAIARALRGRLSALGAVAVTSADKYRAQGWLRRGGRNLWTLLRYAVGTSPHALARSYRREK; encoded by the coding sequence ATGCGCGCGCAGATTTCAGTTATTGTGCCGACCCTGAACGCCGAAGGCGCTTTGGGTGCGTGCCTTGCTGCGTTGATGGAGGGGCTTGAACACGGGCTGATCCGCGAATTGATCGTGAGCGATGGTGGTTCGGACGATGCAACGGGAGCCACTGCGCAGGCATGGGGCGCCTTGGTTGTGCACGGCGCGGCATCACGTGGTGGGCAGTTGCGGCGCGGTGCTGCGGCAGCGCAGGGCGACTGGCTGTTGGTGGTGCATGCCGATACGGTTTTGGCAAAAGGCTGGACCGATGCGGTGCACAAACATCTCGAGGATCCATCGAAGGCAGGTTGGTTCACCCTCGCGTTCGACCAGCGCGGATTGGCTGCGGGCATCGTGGCGGGATGGGCCAACATGCGCAGCGCTTTGGGACTGCCCTATGGTGATCAGGGGCTATTGATCCACCGCACGCTTTATGACGCGGTGGGGGGCTACCCAGACCAGCCGCTGATGGAGGACGTGGCGATAGCGCGGGCATTGCGCGGGCGACTTAGTGCGCTCGGTGCGGTCGCGGTAACGTCTGCCGATAAATATCGCGCCCAGGGATGGCTGCGGCGCGGCGGGCGCAACTTGTGGACACTTCTACGATATGCGGTGGGTACATCTCCACATGCCCTGGCACGGTCCTACCGTCGGGAAAAGTAA
- the ygfZ gene encoding CAF17-like 4Fe-4S cluster assembly/insertion protein YgfZ, whose product MTSSSRRILRLSGTANRDFLQGLITNDIKGIDHGLVYAALLTPQGKYMADFFIFAEGEDVLLDADSAQADMLIQRLSMYKLRADVQITMTDFHLHRGTGDRPADALPDPRHTALGWRAYRDTAQQTCETDWDAVYVAHMIPQSGIELKPDSFILEMGFERLHGVDFRKGCYVGQEVTARMKHKTELRKGLAKVAVSGDAGTGSTIIAQGKPAGTLLTRAGNEALAYLRYDRATGEMTADAATLTRID is encoded by the coding sequence ATGACCTCATCTTCCCGACGCATCCTGCGCCTCTCTGGAACCGCCAACCGCGATTTTTTGCAAGGTCTTATCACCAATGACATCAAAGGGATCGATCACGGACTGGTCTATGCCGCGCTCTTGACGCCGCAGGGCAAATACATGGCCGATTTTTTTATCTTTGCCGAGGGCGAAGATGTGCTTCTGGACGCCGATTCAGCGCAGGCCGACATGCTGATTCAGCGGTTGTCGATGTACAAGTTACGCGCTGATGTACAGATCACCATGACGGATTTTCACCTGCACCGTGGCACAGGCGACAGGCCCGCAGATGCCCTGCCCGATCCACGTCATACCGCCCTTGGCTGGCGCGCCTATCGCGATACCGCGCAGCAGACATGCGAAACGGATTGGGATGCTGTCTATGTCGCGCACATGATCCCGCAAAGCGGGATCGAGCTTAAGCCTGACAGTTTCATTCTGGAAATGGGGTTCGAGCGCCTTCACGGCGTCGACTTTCGCAAAGGATGTTACGTGGGACAGGAAGTCACGGCGCGGATGAAGCATAAAACCGAGCTGCGTAAAGGGCTGGCCAAGGTTGCCGTTTCGGGTGATGCGGGCACCGGTTCCACAATCATAGCGCAGGGCAAACCCGCAGGCACCCTGCTCACCCGTGCAGGCAACGAGGCGCTCGCCTATCTTCGGTACGACCGCGCAACGGGCGAGATGACAGCAGACGCCGCGACGCTCACGCGCATCGACTGA